TTTACTTCGCGCAATCGGGTATTCAAATATGATTTAACTGTGGCGGCGAAATGGTGGCGCCCCCCACCGGCCTGTTGTGGCGCGCTAGTTGCGAAGTTATCATTGGTTGTCATGGCAACGGGTGAAATACAAACTGGAAAATTAAAAGACGAATGTACGAATGCAATGCAAATGCATGCGTGCATATTACTCGCACGAAAACGTAAATTCGTGATGGACTTATTGTCTGTAAACAGTCAATATTGCTGCAGTTTCCGATACTTGGAGTCATCTTGACCGAATAGTGCATCGAACCTTCGTGTTGTTTTCAAATTAGTCAATTATCGGAGACGTCGAATGTAGATAGCAAGCGGTAAGTTTTCCCTaaaaaaaacaaatcaatattgtaATACTTCGCTATGCAATCGTTTGAAAAACTTTGCGAGCACCTAATTTTCTTAACCTGTATCTTAATTTGGTATCGAATTTGCAGCATTGTTTCCCAAGAATGTCATGTACTAGAAGTTGTTCAGAAACCACGTATGGACCAGTTTATCGTCGTAGACGCATTTCGAAAGCTAGGCACAGTCTTGGAGCACAAAATAGTCATAAGAATCCATCGGATTATGTAATGGACAATGATAATGATCGTGAAGGTGATACATCTTTAAGAAGCAGAAGTAGAAAGAGTGGAAGAAGTAGAAAAAgcgaagaaaataataaacatATAGTGAATGAAGATGATGCTGATTCTGGTATTAGTATTTTATTTGTACAGCTCCACGATTTGTCATGTTCTAATTAAGATATTTTATCATTGTAGGTATTATCTCAACAAGAGTGAAAGACAAACATCTTTCAAAAGATTATCACAAGTTAGAGAAACGCTACAAGAATGTTAAAGATGAATGTGAAatgttaaataaacaaatggagcAAAGAGAAGCAGAACGCCAGAAAATGTGTTCGCATTATGAGGCAATGGTGCAAATGGTACATGAACTGGAAAACAGTAAACATGAATTGGCCAAGAGGAATCAGAAACTCGAAATAGAGAGAGCTAGATCCGATGAAGACATATCACTGTTGAAAAGTATTGTTTATCAATTGAATACCGAATTGGAAAGGTATCAAGACAAATTGAGCAGCGAGCAAATCAACATTAGCACTGCAGAGTACGTACAAACTAAAGGAAAGCAGTACAGCGAAAGAGTTTGGAGTGGCATCAACTTTCACGCGTTGGGTCCTCTGTTGAATGCTTATCAGGAAAACTTAACGGAAAAGCGAGAGCTTGTGAGCATGTATGAGCAAAGAATGGCTACTTTTGGTAACAGGTGCAAAGAAATACTCACCGAGAACGAACTTATGCATCAAGAAGTAAAGGAATTAAGGTCAGAATGCAACAGGTATGCGAAAGAGATCAAGACAACGATCGAGAACACTGCCACGCTGAAGAAACAAAATGATCATCTAGAGAAGAAGAATGCAGACTTGCAGAAAGAATTGAGGGAGACTCGATCATCCTACGAATCAAAGGTACAGACGGTATTAGAACGTAATGAACTACTTAAGAAGGAGCATGCCATTAGTGTATCAGCTCTGAGTAATCTTAAAGGAAAATACGAAGTACTTAGCAAAGAATTTGAGAAGATAAAAAACAGGGAGGAGCAGTCAGTGCCTAGCAGCGTTCACGCAGCTGCAATCGACGAATGTAAGACATTGTTGGACGAATTGAAGCATCGGTACGAGACCGAGAAGCGGAATTTATCTAATCAAATCAAACGGATAGAGGAGAATCAGCCGGAGAACGAGAAGCAGTTGGTAATGGTCACAGCTGAAAGGAATCATTTGAGAAGTCGCGTAATGAGCCTGGAAACTAGTTTAAAGTAAGATATTCGTCATTCTCAAATAGGTGTTCTACATGCGATCCACGTGGTAACGGGTAAATAGATTTGTTTCAGGCGCACGCAACGTAGAACCGAGTACCTGCGGAGCCTTGCGCATTCGACTCGTGTTTCACGAGATTCCGTGAAAGAGCAATTAAGTAAGGCGACCACTTATTGCGAGGAATTGTTCGCCGAGTATGAAAGAATTGTTTCAGAGAGGGAGAAGCTTTTGACTCTCCTACGAGAAACAGAAAAGGAGAATGCGAGCATCGACCGTCTTGGAAAGAGCATTACCACCCGAGTGGTTGGTTTAAAAAATCAGTTGGAAGTTCGTACAAAATATCTTTGTTTCCGCAATTATTTGTAAATACCGGATAATAAATAACATTCATTTCAGAGCGTTCGGAGAGGCGCGAGACAACAAGTAGAAACCGTGGAGCAGAGGATACAATTACAAGAGATGCGAGTAAGAAAAATGAAACGTGAATATCATCGTAAGACACAGCAGCTGAAAGATATAATTAAGCAGAAAGATGAGACGATAGCCGGTCTGCAAGAGAAGCCTGTTAGCCAAAATACAGCGTCTCGATGTGTGCCTCGAGCGATAAGTAACAATGAGAAACTCGAAGCCGTTCCCGAAAGTGAATATGATCCCTAAATCAATCTTTCGGCTAATCGGCATTTCTTAAGCGAGCCGGAATCTACTGCAATAGATTGGACTTTGTAACTGATTTCCAGCGAGTCTCTTGATTAAGGAATAGGTGCTACTCTCGAAACACCAGTCCACCTCTTATTTACCGACCGTGTCAGTCGCTTTATTTAGCGGTGACATCAAAGGAAGCAAGTGGCTACGAAGGCTACCGTTCGCCACCGTATTCGCTGCGGATGGTGCTATGTCTTCGGTAACCACCTCCCGGCGAGAAATTGATGTCATCCGTTATAGGTATGATGTCAGTTACGTTCCGTACATTCATATGCAAAAGACGTGTTTTAGCATTAAGCCTTTTATAGAGGTCCATAATAGCTCTAAGTAACGAATTATAATACATCGGGATTGCAATAATTATCTGTCGATACGATTCACTGTCCAAGGGTCATTCGTTACAACACCGATCCCAATCATTCTGTTCCTCCTCTTCTGTCCTTACCGTATTGTTTCGTTTGTTATCTTAGTTCATACAAACGCGACAATAGtcaacatttttatcataagttAGAAATACAAGGAAAACGTTTAATCTGTTGAAAAAAAGGCGAGTTAATTCGTCATTCGTCTATATTTGTAAGGAATTTTAGAAGACAgggtaaacatttttatttataatatcaatCTTATCAGTGGGAACGTGTTTTCTAAGATCGTATCAAACGagtcatatttatatttatgacaaaagcagCGTTTCTCGATAATGTACATAATTGTGTATGCGTTAAATGGCACGACAGGGGCTACCCGAGTGCATTAAAACAACAGGTAGGGGAATCTTAGGGAAAGTTGACGGACCGTTCCGCGAACATTCCTAATCGGAAAACTAGGAAAACAGCCTGGAGCGATTTAATTCGGCGAGCGGCCACGGTGTGGCGTTGCGAATCGTCCCAGCTGCCGGATTCAGTTGTATCGCTAAAGTTCGGGGACCCTCGACGCACTTCGGACACATTCGTCTAAAGTAAAATGTCGTCTGCTAGGCGCGTCGTCGGAACCAAACCGGGTCGTATTTCTAACGCGAAAATTGCAATGATAAGTGATAATGCGATGGATCTGTGCGGAAGCACGTAGTGTTCTCCGTGGGAAGGTATATCTGCGATCACAGAAGGATATTCTTCGGATCGGGTTGCAACGTTGCTGGCGAGGAAAATTCAACAAGAACACCggtgaacattgatttttccTGGTTTCGCATCGGAGACGACAGATGATCGAACGGTAATACACATCTTTCCTAGCCACTTCGTTCGTTATTATTCCCTGAATCACAATGACCCGGTGTGATCGATGATGCATGCCGCTTCGAGTCGAACGGGGAAAGCCCCTATGCCACATCGTTATCGCATGGAGACCGTTGTTTCGATTGCGTTCCGTAGATACGCGCTGACGAATTCCTACTTTTCATTATTTTCGGTCAGACGGTTATCTCGATTTCGTCACCGTCAGTCGCCCGTACGTCTTCCGCAGATGTCGCTAACTCTTTCTAATCGCACATTGTCTTCGT
The window above is part of the Megalopta genalis isolate 19385.01 chromosome 2, iyMegGena1_principal, whole genome shotgun sequence genome. Proteins encoded here:
- the LOC117220796 gene encoding uncharacterized protein LOC117220796 encodes the protein MSCTRSCSETTYGPVYRRRRISKARHSLGAQNSHKNPSDYVMDNDNDREGDTSLRSRSRKSGRSRKSEENNKHIVNEDDADSGIISTRVKDKHLSKDYHKLEKRYKNVKDECEMLNKQMEQREAERQKMCSHYEAMVQMVHELENSKHELAKRNQKLEIERARSDEDISLLKSIVYQLNTELERYQDKLSSEQINISTAEYVQTKGKQYSERVWSGINFHALGPLLNAYQENLTEKRELVSMYEQRMATFGNRCKEILTENELMHQEVKELRSECNRYAKEIKTTIENTATLKKQNDHLEKKNADLQKELRETRSSYESKVQTVLERNELLKKEHAISVSALSNLKGKYEVLSKEFEKIKNREEQSVPSSVHAAAIDECKTLLDELKHRYETEKRNLSNQIKRIEENQPENEKQLVMVTAERNHLRSRVMSLETSLKRTQRRTEYLRSLAHSTRVSRDSVKEQLSKATTYCEELFAEYERIVSEREKLLTLLRETEKENASIDRLGKSITTRVVGLKNQLESVRRGARQQVETVEQRIQLQEMRVRKMKREYHRKTQQLKDIIKQKDETIAGLQEKPVSQNTASRCVPRAISNNEKLEAVPESEYDP